The Epinephelus lanceolatus isolate andai-2023 chromosome 14, ASM4190304v1, whole genome shotgun sequence genome has a window encoding:
- the gpm6bb gene encoding glycoprotein M6Bb isoform X1, which produces METPSEENQDQRQDKRGCFECCIKCLGGVPYASLVATILCFSGVALFCGCGHVALTGTVTILETYFSTVTEDHAMLTEVIQLMQYVIYGIASFFFLYGIILLAEGFYTTSAVKELHSEFKTTICGRCISGMFVFLTYILGVAWLGVFGFSAVPVFLFYNMWSTCAAMKSPMTNLTNDSICVDVRQYGIIPWNATPGKACGNTLGQICNTSEFYLSYHLYIVACAGAGATVIALIHFLMILSANWAYLKDASQMHAYQDIKMKEERELQDITSRSKECLNSYT; this is translated from the exons ATGGAAACTCCATCAGAAGAAAACCAAGACCAGAGGCAGGACAAAAGAG gtTGTTTTGAGTGCTGCATCAAGTGTTTAGGCGGGGTGCCGTATGCGTCGCTGGTGGCTACAATCCTCTGCTTCTCTGGCGTTGCCCTGTTCTGTGGATGTGGCCATGTGGCTCTCACTGGCACAGTGACCATCCTGGAAACCTACTTCTCCACGGTCACCGAGGATCACGCCATGCTGACTGAGGT AATACAGCTGATGCAGTATGTCATCTACGGCATTGCTTCGTTTTTCTTTCTGTACGGGATCATTCTGCTGGCTGAGGGCTTCTATACGACCAGCGCAGTCAAGGAGCTGCACAGCGAGTTCAAGACCACCATCTGTGGACGCTGCATCAGTGGAATG TTTGTGTTCCTCACGTACATTCTTGGTGTGGCCTGGCTCGGCGTGTTTGGCTTCTCCGCTGTGCCAGTCTTCCTCTTCTACAACATGTGGTCTACCTGTGCCGCCATGAAGTCTCCCATGACCAATCTCACCAATGACTCCATCTGTGTGGATGTTCGTCAGTACG GAATTATCCCATGGAACGCCACACCAGGCAAGGCCTGTGGAAATACGCTAGGTCAAATCTGCAACACCAGTGAG TTCTACCTGTCTTATCACCTGTACATCGTAGCGTGCGCCGGGGCAGGAGCCACCGTGATCGCTCTG ATCCACTTCCTCATGATTCTCTCAGCAAACTGGGCCTACCTTAAGGATGCCAGTCAAATGCATGCCTACCAAGACATCAAAATGAAGGAAGAGCGGGAGCTGCAGGACATCACCTCACGCTCAAAGGAATGCCTCAATTCCTACACATAA
- the gpm6bb gene encoding glycoprotein M6Bb isoform X2, with protein sequence MGCFECCIKCLGGVPYASLVATILCFSGVALFCGCGHVALTGTVTILETYFSTVTEDHAMLTEVIQLMQYVIYGIASFFFLYGIILLAEGFYTTSAVKELHSEFKTTICGRCISGMFVFLTYILGVAWLGVFGFSAVPVFLFYNMWSTCAAMKSPMTNLTNDSICVDVRQYGIIPWNATPGKACGNTLGQICNTSEFYLSYHLYIVACAGAGATVIALIHFLMILSANWAYLKDASQMHAYQDIKMKEERELQDITSRSKECLNSYT encoded by the exons gtTGTTTTGAGTGCTGCATCAAGTGTTTAGGCGGGGTGCCGTATGCGTCGCTGGTGGCTACAATCCTCTGCTTCTCTGGCGTTGCCCTGTTCTGTGGATGTGGCCATGTGGCTCTCACTGGCACAGTGACCATCCTGGAAACCTACTTCTCCACGGTCACCGAGGATCACGCCATGCTGACTGAGGT AATACAGCTGATGCAGTATGTCATCTACGGCATTGCTTCGTTTTTCTTTCTGTACGGGATCATTCTGCTGGCTGAGGGCTTCTATACGACCAGCGCAGTCAAGGAGCTGCACAGCGAGTTCAAGACCACCATCTGTGGACGCTGCATCAGTGGAATG TTTGTGTTCCTCACGTACATTCTTGGTGTGGCCTGGCTCGGCGTGTTTGGCTTCTCCGCTGTGCCAGTCTTCCTCTTCTACAACATGTGGTCTACCTGTGCCGCCATGAAGTCTCCCATGACCAATCTCACCAATGACTCCATCTGTGTGGATGTTCGTCAGTACG GAATTATCCCATGGAACGCCACACCAGGCAAGGCCTGTGGAAATACGCTAGGTCAAATCTGCAACACCAGTGAG TTCTACCTGTCTTATCACCTGTACATCGTAGCGTGCGCCGGGGCAGGAGCCACCGTGATCGCTCTG ATCCACTTCCTCATGATTCTCTCAGCAAACTGGGCCTACCTTAAGGATGCCAGTCAAATGCATGCCTACCAAGACATCAAAATGAAGGAAGAGCGGGAGCTGCAGGACATCACCTCACGCTCAAAGGAATGCCTCAATTCCTACACATAA
- the gpm6bb gene encoding glycoprotein M6Bb isoform X3 — protein METPSEENQDQRQDKRGCFECCIKCLGGVPYASLVATILCFSGVALFCGCGHVALTGTVTILETYFSTVTEDHAMLTEVIQLMQYVIYGIASFFFLYGIILLAEGFYTTSAVKELHSEFKTTICGRCISGMFVFLTYILGVAWLGVFGFSAVPVFLFYNMWSTCAAMKSPMTNLTNDSICVDVRQYGIIPWNATPGKACGNTLGQICNTSEFYLSYHLYIVACAGAGATVIALLIYMMATTYNFAVLKFKSREDCCTKF, from the exons ATGGAAACTCCATCAGAAGAAAACCAAGACCAGAGGCAGGACAAAAGAG gtTGTTTTGAGTGCTGCATCAAGTGTTTAGGCGGGGTGCCGTATGCGTCGCTGGTGGCTACAATCCTCTGCTTCTCTGGCGTTGCCCTGTTCTGTGGATGTGGCCATGTGGCTCTCACTGGCACAGTGACCATCCTGGAAACCTACTTCTCCACGGTCACCGAGGATCACGCCATGCTGACTGAGGT AATACAGCTGATGCAGTATGTCATCTACGGCATTGCTTCGTTTTTCTTTCTGTACGGGATCATTCTGCTGGCTGAGGGCTTCTATACGACCAGCGCAGTCAAGGAGCTGCACAGCGAGTTCAAGACCACCATCTGTGGACGCTGCATCAGTGGAATG TTTGTGTTCCTCACGTACATTCTTGGTGTGGCCTGGCTCGGCGTGTTTGGCTTCTCCGCTGTGCCAGTCTTCCTCTTCTACAACATGTGGTCTACCTGTGCCGCCATGAAGTCTCCCATGACCAATCTCACCAATGACTCCATCTGTGTGGATGTTCGTCAGTACG GAATTATCCCATGGAACGCCACACCAGGCAAGGCCTGTGGAAATACGCTAGGTCAAATCTGCAACACCAGTGAG TTCTACCTGTCTTATCACCTGTACATCGTAGCGTGCGCCGGGGCAGGAGCCACCGTGATCGCTCTG CTGATCTACATGATGGCTACCACTTATAACTTTGCCGTTTTGAAGTTTAAGAGTCGAGAAGACTGCTGCACTaagttttaa
- the gpm6bb gene encoding glycoprotein M6Bb isoform X4 codes for MGCFECCIKCLGGVPYASLVATILCFSGVALFCGCGHVALTGTVTILETYFSTVTEDHAMLTEVIQLMQYVIYGIASFFFLYGIILLAEGFYTTSAVKELHSEFKTTICGRCISGMFVFLTYILGVAWLGVFGFSAVPVFLFYNMWSTCAAMKSPMTNLTNDSICVDVRQYGIIPWNATPGKACGNTLGQICNTSEFYLSYHLYIVACAGAGATVIALLIYMMATTYNFAVLKFKSREDCCTKF; via the exons gtTGTTTTGAGTGCTGCATCAAGTGTTTAGGCGGGGTGCCGTATGCGTCGCTGGTGGCTACAATCCTCTGCTTCTCTGGCGTTGCCCTGTTCTGTGGATGTGGCCATGTGGCTCTCACTGGCACAGTGACCATCCTGGAAACCTACTTCTCCACGGTCACCGAGGATCACGCCATGCTGACTGAGGT AATACAGCTGATGCAGTATGTCATCTACGGCATTGCTTCGTTTTTCTTTCTGTACGGGATCATTCTGCTGGCTGAGGGCTTCTATACGACCAGCGCAGTCAAGGAGCTGCACAGCGAGTTCAAGACCACCATCTGTGGACGCTGCATCAGTGGAATG TTTGTGTTCCTCACGTACATTCTTGGTGTGGCCTGGCTCGGCGTGTTTGGCTTCTCCGCTGTGCCAGTCTTCCTCTTCTACAACATGTGGTCTACCTGTGCCGCCATGAAGTCTCCCATGACCAATCTCACCAATGACTCCATCTGTGTGGATGTTCGTCAGTACG GAATTATCCCATGGAACGCCACACCAGGCAAGGCCTGTGGAAATACGCTAGGTCAAATCTGCAACACCAGTGAG TTCTACCTGTCTTATCACCTGTACATCGTAGCGTGCGCCGGGGCAGGAGCCACCGTGATCGCTCTG CTGATCTACATGATGGCTACCACTTATAACTTTGCCGTTTTGAAGTTTAAGAGTCGAGAAGACTGCTGCACTaagttttaa